A single genomic interval of Algiphilus sp. harbors:
- a CDS encoding carbon-nitrogen hydrolase family protein: MVTDTSAPAAPIRAAAVQLEAEVGDVATNLARIERLVDDAAAAGARLIAVPEFCTSRLPFDVRAHDATLPPDNIALDCFQRLAARHHCWIGGSMLIAENGAIANRYHLVEPDGTVHRHDKDLPTMWENAFYGPGHDDGVFDTALGGVGAAVCWELIRTQTVRRMRGRVGLAMTGTHWWTMPSNWGTAVARGLAAIGQYNRYLSENAPAEFARRLGAPVLQASHCGRFRTGFLLMPGLDRAPPYDTEFVGCTQIVDAEGRVLAQRRTEEGPGFVVADVTPGAREPVQPLEDRFWIPELPLFLRAYWHHQNLCARRYYRSRGRAAGLAAAERHAADRR; the protein is encoded by the coding sequence ATGGTTACCGACACCTCCGCGCCGGCCGCGCCGATCCGCGCCGCGGCCGTCCAGCTCGAGGCCGAGGTCGGCGATGTCGCCACCAATCTCGCGCGCATCGAGCGCCTGGTCGACGACGCCGCGGCCGCGGGCGCCCGCCTGATCGCGGTGCCGGAGTTCTGCACCTCGCGCCTGCCCTTCGACGTGCGTGCCCACGATGCCACCCTGCCGCCGGACAACATCGCGCTGGACTGCTTCCAGCGCCTGGCGGCGCGGCACCACTGCTGGATCGGCGGTTCGATGCTGATCGCCGAGAACGGCGCCATCGCCAATCGCTATCACCTGGTCGAGCCCGACGGCACGGTGCACCGGCACGACAAGGATCTCCCCACCATGTGGGAGAACGCCTTCTACGGGCCGGGCCATGACGACGGCGTCTTCGACACCGCGCTGGGCGGTGTCGGCGCGGCGGTGTGCTGGGAGCTCATTCGCACGCAGACCGTGCGCCGCATGCGCGGCCGCGTCGGGCTGGCGATGACCGGCACGCACTGGTGGACCATGCCGTCGAACTGGGGCACGGCGGTGGCGCGCGGGCTCGCCGCCATCGGGCAGTACAACCGCTATCTCTCCGAGAACGCGCCCGCCGAGTTCGCCCGGCGCCTGGGGGCACCGGTGCTGCAGGCCTCGCACTGCGGCCGCTTCCGCACCGGCTTCCTGCTGATGCCCGGACTGGATCGCGCCCCGCCCTACGACACCGAGTTCGTGGGCTGCACGCAGATCGTCGACGCCGAGGGCCGCGTGCTCGCCCAGCGCCGCACCGAAGAAGGGCCGGGCTTCGTGGTCGCCGATGTCACGCCGGGCGCACGCGAGCCGGTGCAGCCGCTCGAGGACCGCTTCTGGATTCCCGAACTGCCGCTGTTCCTGCGTGCCTACTGGCACCACCAGAACCTCTGCGCCCGGCGCTACTACCGCAGCCGTGGGCGGGCCGCCGGGCTCGCCGCCGCCGAGCGCCACGCCGCGGACCGACGCTGA
- a CDS encoding SDR family oxidoreductase translates to MTRLADKVAVITGASSGIGRACMVRFAREGARVVGCSRTQSRLDEALAEVTAAGGTGMAVAADVGTEDGAARLIEAAIAAYGRIDILVNAAGVGYSLSATNPGAMGDIVEARPEQWREVMGIDLDSCYLTSRLAVPHMRTQGGGAIVHVSSILGLTGHPDAHAYTSAKGALINLTRSMCAAYTKDGIRTNCVAPGFIDTPMIASHISAFEDEAVADRLCPMHRAGTPEEVANGCLFLVSDEASYCNGTTLVLDGGSMARL, encoded by the coding sequence ATGACGCGACTGGCAGACAAGGTGGCAGTGATCACGGGCGCGAGCTCGGGCATCGGGCGGGCCTGCATGGTGCGGTTCGCGCGCGAGGGGGCCCGGGTGGTGGGCTGCTCGCGCACCCAGTCCCGGCTCGACGAGGCGCTCGCCGAGGTCACGGCGGCCGGTGGCACCGGCATGGCAGTGGCCGCCGACGTCGGTACCGAGGACGGGGCGGCGCGGCTGATCGAGGCCGCCATCGCCGCCTACGGCCGCATCGACATCCTGGTGAATGCCGCCGGCGTGGGCTATTCGCTGAGCGCCACCAATCCCGGCGCCATGGGCGATATCGTCGAGGCGAGGCCCGAGCAGTGGCGCGAGGTCATGGGCATCGACCTCGATTCCTGTTATCTGACGTCGCGGCTGGCGGTTCCGCACATGCGGACCCAGGGTGGTGGTGCCATCGTCCACGTGTCGTCGATCCTGGGGCTCACCGGCCACCCCGATGCGCACGCCTATACCTCGGCCAAGGGGGCACTCATCAATCTCACGCGCTCGATGTGCGCGGCCTATACCAAGGACGGCATCCGGACCAACTGCGTCGCGCCGGGCTTCATCGACACCCCCATGATCGCCAGTCACATCTCGGCCTTCGAGGACGAGGCGGTGGCGGACCGGCTGTGTCCGATGCACCGTGCCGGCACCCCGGAGGAGGTCGCCAACGGCTGCCTGTTCCTGGTGTCCGACGAGGCCAGCTACTGCAACGGCACAACGCTGGTGCTCGACGGCGGCAGCATGGCGCGGCTGTGA
- a CDS encoding hydantoinase/oxoprolinase family protein codes for MRRVSVDIGGTFTDCSLVWDGQYVEAKALTTHHNLSLGFNQSLSNAYEQIGLSLQDVMESVDSVRYATTLGTNALIERKGPRVGVIITAGYESIIPLSRGRGYGEGLPERLQRDLPMAERPEPLVPIRMIAGLRERIGEKGTVLLPIDPEDVRAQVRRLVDNGVQAFVVSLLNAVVNPEHERIVEEIIREEFPEHMLGSAPIVLSHLVGGRKGEYARTSSCILDAFLHQVMYHGLSTLERNLRDNGYTKPMLVIHNSGGMAQLNSTDALQTIHSGPVAGIYASEHLAEQADLGNIVCTDMGGTSFDIGLVVKGGVKFYDFNPTIDRWLVNIPMVHLVTLGAGGGSIARFDRLRQAVAVGPESAGSDPGPACYDFGGRHATVTDSDLVLGYLLADQYANGRITLSDKRARRAIDKAVGEPMGMDTVQAALAIREKVDNDMANGIAQELRSRGYEPSAFTILAYGGNGPMHGCGIARVLGVQRILIPPFSSIFSAVGAGNMDQMHIHEKSVYLSLYDSNTRELFSDFESLNALVAELEARGREDLLRQGVAPECIHHRLELDMRYGNQLAQTAVISGKTRLESDSDLIELMETFSHDYGHRYGEGSQAPEAGIRVNTVRVASYSQMPTLDLHQVLAKDSEIGTPNEPFLRRDCHFVDVDGPVETAFYQLEDQSIGARIAGPAVVLSPATTFLVEPGWHLTIGRYGSGLLERSDATPSH; via the coding sequence ATGCGTCGTGTATCCGTGGATATCGGCGGTACCTTCACCGACTGCTCGCTGGTCTGGGACGGCCAGTACGTCGAGGCGAAGGCGCTCACCACCCATCACAACCTCTCGCTCGGCTTCAATCAGTCGCTGAGCAACGCCTACGAGCAGATCGGGTTGTCGCTCCAGGACGTCATGGAGAGCGTCGACTCGGTGCGCTACGCCACCACGCTCGGCACCAACGCGCTGATCGAGCGCAAGGGCCCGCGCGTCGGCGTCATCATCACCGCGGGCTACGAGAGCATCATCCCGCTGTCGCGCGGTCGCGGCTACGGCGAGGGACTTCCCGAGCGGCTGCAGCGCGACCTGCCCATGGCCGAGCGGCCGGAGCCGCTGGTGCCCATCCGGATGATCGCGGGGCTGCGCGAGCGCATCGGCGAGAAGGGCACCGTGCTGCTGCCCATCGACCCCGAGGACGTGCGCGCGCAGGTGCGCCGCCTGGTCGACAACGGCGTGCAGGCATTCGTGGTGTCGCTGCTCAATGCCGTGGTCAACCCCGAGCACGAGCGCATCGTCGAGGAGATCATCCGCGAGGAGTTCCCCGAGCACATGCTGGGCTCGGCGCCCATCGTGCTGTCGCACCTGGTCGGCGGCCGCAAGGGCGAGTACGCGCGCACCTCGTCGTGCATTCTCGACGCCTTCCTGCACCAGGTCATGTACCACGGCCTGTCGACGCTGGAGCGCAATCTGCGCGACAACGGCTACACCAAGCCCATGCTGGTGATCCACAACTCCGGCGGCATGGCGCAGCTCAACTCCACCGATGCGCTGCAGACCATCCATTCCGGTCCGGTGGCCGGCATCTACGCCTCCGAGCATCTCGCCGAGCAGGCCGATCTCGGCAACATCGTCTGCACCGACATGGGGGGCACCTCCTTCGACATCGGGCTGGTGGTCAAGGGCGGCGTCAAGTTCTACGACTTCAACCCCACCATCGACCGCTGGCTGGTCAACATCCCGATGGTGCATCTGGTGACGCTGGGCGCCGGCGGCGGCTCGATCGCGCGCTTCGACCGGCTGCGCCAGGCGGTGGCGGTGGGCCCGGAGAGCGCCGGCTCCGACCCCGGCCCGGCCTGCTACGACTTCGGCGGCCGCCACGCCACCGTCACCGATTCCGATCTGGTGCTCGGCTATCTGCTCGCCGATCAGTACGCCAACGGTCGCATCACGCTCTCCGACAAGCGCGCCCGGCGCGCCATCGACAAGGCGGTCGGCGAGCCCATGGGCATGGATACCGTGCAGGCGGCGCTGGCCATCCGCGAGAAGGTCGACAACGACATGGCCAACGGCATCGCCCAGGAGCTGCGCTCGCGCGGCTACGAGCCGAGCGCCTTCACCATCCTCGCCTACGGCGGCAACGGGCCCATGCACGGCTGCGGCATCGCCCGCGTGCTGGGTGTGCAACGCATCCTCATCCCGCCCTTCTCCTCGATCTTCTCGGCGGTGGGCGCCGGGAACATGGACCAGATGCACATCCACGAGAAGTCGGTCTACCTGTCGCTCTACGATTCCAACACCCGCGAGCTGTTCTCGGACTTCGAGAGCCTCAACGCGCTGGTCGCCGAGCTCGAGGCCAGGGGGCGCGAGGATCTGCTGCGCCAGGGCGTGGCGCCGGAGTGCATCCATCATCGGCTCGAGCTCGACATGCGCTACGGCAATCAGCTGGCGCAGACCGCCGTCATCTCCGGCAAGACGCGGCTGGAGTCGGACAGCGATCTCATCGAGCTGATGGAGACCTTCTCGCACGACTACGGCCATCGCTACGGCGAGGGCAGCCAGGCGCCCGAGGCCGGCATCCGGGTCAATACCGTGCGCGTGGCGTCGTACTCGCAGATGCCGACCCTGGATCTGCACCAGGTGCTGGCGAAGGACAGCGAGATCGGCACCCCGAACGAGCCCTTCCTGCGGCGCGACTGCCACTTCGTCGACGTCGACGGGCCGGTCGAGACGGCCTTCTATCAGCTCGAGGATCAGTCCATCGGCGCGCGCATCGCCGGGCCGGCGGTGGTGCTGTCCCCGGCCACCACCTTCCTCGTCGAGCCGGGCTGGCATCTGACCATCGGCCGCTACGGCAGCGGGCTGCTCGAGCGCAGCGACGCGACCCCATCCCATTAG
- a CDS encoding hydantoinase B/oxoprolinase family protein, producing the protein MPDDKKALGGTEAVDAFLKGASLFLKPDPEIMEYHGLEPRTDFEDQCMAKENDPHRLEIVRERLQAGINESFDMLEGMGAAPGAKWGDCCSAAYTASGDLSVASSGGVVIFCNLVQYPIKFCNKYWADEPTVGINEGDAFLVNDCRYGQAHSTDQSLFMPVFHDGRIIAWAGATVHEGENGAIEPGGMPGTAEQVWDEGLRMPPFKVVENYRLRRDIVTFLQNSVREPKLQYSDMKVKLYVCCRVAQRIKEAVAEYGVEAVVACLRNNLEATDKEVRRRLREWPDGTARHAWFTDHTLREHAQIKINLELTKKGDELTFDFRGSSPEFTNRAINSLDITNKGMLSQLFLTFIWPDIPRNQGVLAPVNFIFDPGSVLKPTELTPSSQTMMTLFTAWSCGQVCAMKLLYSNPHKYTRVVAPWFNMINTFMFGGLTQHGEMVGNVCADINGMGGGALADRDGQHSIAPIFATMADLAEQEFMEEEMPFVQLVSKKLMRDNQGFGRHRGGMGYQMILAMTDSPMWGFMLTAIGSKFPNVPGLFGGYGCPTYPLARISGVDVFETFKSDPGAFRYSIEELMNERPFPDARYSTHPMALPFAPAERGELYMIAQGSGGGFGDPLERDPADVLSDLDDDLISDDVAWRVYRVVVDAETRAIDDKATAEARDAERAARIERGRPYAEFEKAWTRPGPSGEVPYYGSWDDRTRVYAGDPSQTHPAGAVNPPLIMPHPMQVEIERLRAELADCRAAQGNAR; encoded by the coding sequence ATGCCAGACGACAAGAAAGCCCTCGGCGGCACCGAGGCCGTCGATGCCTTCCTCAAGGGCGCCAGCCTCTTCCTCAAGCCCGACCCGGAGATCATGGAGTACCACGGTCTCGAGCCGCGCACGGACTTCGAGGACCAGTGCATGGCGAAGGAGAACGACCCGCACCGCCTGGAGATCGTGCGCGAGCGCCTGCAGGCCGGCATCAACGAGAGCTTCGACATGCTCGAGGGCATGGGCGCGGCGCCCGGCGCCAAGTGGGGCGACTGCTGCTCTGCCGCCTACACCGCCAGCGGTGACCTCAGCGTGGCCAGCTCCGGCGGCGTGGTGATCTTCTGCAACCTGGTGCAGTACCCCATCAAGTTCTGCAACAAGTACTGGGCCGACGAGCCCACGGTGGGCATCAACGAGGGCGATGCCTTCCTGGTCAACGACTGCCGCTACGGGCAGGCGCACAGCACCGACCAGTCGCTGTTCATGCCGGTGTTCCACGACGGTCGCATCATCGCCTGGGCCGGCGCCACCGTGCACGAGGGCGAGAACGGTGCCATCGAGCCCGGCGGCATGCCGGGTACCGCCGAGCAGGTCTGGGACGAGGGCCTGCGCATGCCACCCTTCAAGGTGGTCGAGAACTACCGCCTGCGGCGCGACATCGTGACCTTCCTGCAGAACTCGGTGCGCGAGCCCAAGCTGCAGTACTCCGACATGAAGGTGAAGCTCTACGTGTGCTGCCGCGTCGCGCAGCGCATCAAGGAGGCGGTGGCCGAGTACGGCGTCGAGGCGGTGGTGGCGTGCCTGCGCAACAACCTCGAGGCCACCGACAAGGAAGTGCGCCGCCGCCTGCGCGAGTGGCCGGACGGCACCGCGCGCCATGCCTGGTTCACCGACCACACGCTGCGCGAGCATGCCCAGATCAAGATCAATCTGGAGCTCACCAAGAAGGGCGACGAGCTGACCTTCGACTTCCGCGGCTCGTCACCGGAGTTCACCAACCGCGCCATCAACAGCCTCGACATCACCAACAAGGGGATGCTCTCGCAGCTGTTCCTGACCTTCATCTGGCCGGACATCCCGCGCAACCAGGGCGTGCTGGCGCCGGTGAACTTCATCTTCGACCCGGGCTCGGTGCTCAAGCCCACCGAGCTCACACCCAGCTCGCAGACCATGATGACGCTGTTCACGGCGTGGAGCTGCGGGCAGGTGTGCGCAATGAAGCTGCTCTACAGCAACCCGCACAAGTACACCCGCGTGGTGGCGCCCTGGTTCAACATGATCAACACCTTCATGTTCGGCGGCCTCACCCAGCACGGCGAGATGGTCGGCAACGTCTGCGCCGACATCAACGGCATGGGCGGCGGCGCCCTCGCCGACCGCGACGGCCAGCACTCCATCGCGCCGATCTTCGCGACCATGGCCGACCTCGCCGAACAGGAGTTCATGGAGGAGGAGATGCCCTTCGTGCAGCTCGTCTCCAAGAAGCTCATGCGTGACAACCAGGGCTTCGGCCGGCATCGCGGCGGCATGGGCTACCAGATGATCCTGGCGATGACCGACAGTCCGATGTGGGGATTCATGCTCACCGCCATCGGTTCCAAGTTTCCCAACGTGCCGGGCCTGTTCGGCGGTTACGGCTGTCCGACCTACCCGCTGGCGCGCATCTCGGGCGTCGACGTCTTCGAGACCTTCAAGAGCGATCCGGGCGCCTTCCGCTACAGCATCGAAGAGCTCATGAACGAGCGCCCCTTCCCCGATGCCCGCTACAGCACGCACCCCATGGCGCTGCCCTTCGCGCCCGCCGAGCGCGGCGAGCTCTACATGATCGCGCAGGGCAGCGGCGGCGGCTTCGGCGATCCGCTGGAGCGCGACCCGGCCGACGTGCTGAGCGATCTCGACGACGACCTCATCTCCGATGACGTCGCCTGGCGCGTCTACCGCGTGGTGGTCGACGCCGAGACGCGCGCAATCGACGACAAGGCCACTGCCGAGGCCCGCGACGCCGAGCGTGCCGCGCGCATCGAGCGCGGTCGTCCCTATGCCGAGTTCGAGAAGGCCTGGACGCGCCCGGGGCCCAGTGGCGAGGTGCCCTACTACGGCAGCTGGGACGACAGGACGCGCGTCTATGCGGGTGATCCGTCGCAGACGCATCCGGCGGGCGCGGTCAATCCGCCGCTGATCATGCCGCACCCGATGCAGGTCGAGATCGAGCGCCTCAGGGCCGAGCTCGCCGACTGCCGGGCGGCGCAGGGCAACGCGCGGTGA
- a CDS encoding glucose 1-dehydrogenase, whose translation MQLKGKRTLITGAGAGLGREMALAFAAQGAVIMVSDLSGDAAAKVVKEIADKGGTAYANTADVTREQDVAAMVEQAAADMGGIDCLINNAGIEIIKPVTDLTEAEWDNLMAINVKGVFLGCKHAAPHLTASKGNIINLASAAGIIGMPLLSLYCASKGAVVQMTKALAQEFKEAGVRVNALCPMVIGTEMGDRFIERYEKDYGIPVSDVIIPRQGRLGEPREVADAAVFLASDAASFINGVALPVDNGGTAG comes from the coding sequence ATGCAGCTCAAGGGCAAGCGCACCCTGATCACGGGTGCCGGGGCCGGACTCGGCCGCGAAATGGCGCTGGCATTCGCCGCACAGGGCGCCGTCATCATGGTCAGCGATCTCAGCGGCGACGCCGCCGCCAAGGTGGTCAAGGAGATCGCGGACAAGGGCGGCACCGCCTACGCCAACACCGCCGACGTCACCCGCGAGCAGGACGTGGCGGCGATGGTCGAGCAGGCGGCCGCGGACATGGGCGGCATCGACTGCCTGATCAACAACGCCGGCATCGAGATCATCAAGCCGGTGACCGATCTGACCGAGGCGGAGTGGGACAACCTCATGGCGATCAACGTCAAGGGCGTGTTCCTGGGCTGCAAGCACGCCGCCCCGCACCTGACCGCCTCGAAGGGCAACATCATCAACCTGGCATCGGCGGCCGGCATCATCGGCATGCCACTGCTGTCGCTGTACTGCGCGTCCAAGGGCGCGGTGGTGCAGATGACCAAGGCGCTGGCGCAGGAATTCAAGGAGGCCGGCGTGCGCGTCAACGCGCTGTGCCCGATGGTCATCGGCACCGAGATGGGCGATCGCTTCATCGAACGCTACGAGAAGGACTACGGCATCCCGGTATCGGATGTCATCATCCCCCGCCAGGGCCGGCTCGGCGAGCCGCGCGAGGTGGCGGACGCCGCCGTCTTCCTGGCCTCGGATGCCGCGAGCTTCATCAACGGCGTGGCCCTGCCCGTCGACAACGGCGGCACCGCCGGCTAG
- a CDS encoding acetoacetate--CoA ligase gives MIQAGDRLWEPSPELRETANLTRYMDWLRRERGRDFADYDALWEWSRTEIEAFWQSVWDYFGIHSPTPVEKVLSSRSMPGAEWFAGARVNYAAHLLAPGPDRDIAVHACGETAPLRTITRGELRRQVRRLATTLRELGIGPGDRVAAYVPNTPESLVAFLATTAIGAVWSSCSPDFGAASVIDRFSQIRPRLLFATDGYTFGGKFFDRREPVADMIGALDSLETVVHLPCSVDAAPLAQPHRTWSSLLEGPDIAEADFRFADTAFSDPLWVVYSSGTTGLPKPFVHGHGGILLEALKFTHFHLNLGPQSCMFYFTTTGWVMWNILFSGLIAGAAIIMYDGHPMHPEPDALWKLAQDTGMTLFGASPAWLSQQMKLGIEPGTTYDLSRLNSILLGGAPVMPEQMQWCYDHIHRDIWVTSQSGGTDVATGFVGGSPLLPVHAGEIQTRLLGVDVRALDDDGNELVDKVGELVVCQPMPSMPLYFWGDADGSRYFDSYFDVYPGKWRHGDYFKVNQRGGCMILGRSDSTLNRHGVRIGTAEVYRVIEAIESVQDSIIVNLNLADGGFYMPLFVVTADDRPLDDALREEIRQALRSRYSPRHVPDAIHAIPAVPYTLTGKKMEVPVRKILMGKPAERVASRDAMANPDALAWFEDFVARQDAYEVPEAQTA, from the coding sequence ATGATCCAAGCAGGTGACCGGCTCTGGGAGCCTTCCCCCGAGCTGCGTGAGACGGCCAATCTCACGCGCTACATGGACTGGCTGCGCCGCGAGCGCGGCCGCGACTTCGCCGACTACGACGCCCTCTGGGAGTGGTCGCGCACCGAGATCGAGGCCTTCTGGCAGTCCGTCTGGGACTACTTCGGGATCCACAGCCCCACCCCCGTGGAGAAGGTGCTCAGCAGCCGGAGCATGCCCGGCGCCGAGTGGTTCGCCGGTGCGCGCGTGAACTATGCCGCGCATCTGCTGGCCCCCGGCCCGGACCGCGACATCGCCGTGCATGCCTGCGGCGAGACCGCGCCGCTGCGCACGATCACGCGCGGCGAACTGCGCCGCCAGGTACGCCGGCTGGCCACCACCCTGCGCGAGCTCGGCATCGGTCCCGGCGACCGCGTCGCGGCCTACGTCCCGAACACGCCGGAGTCGCTGGTCGCCTTTCTCGCCACCACCGCCATCGGCGCGGTGTGGTCGAGCTGCTCGCCGGACTTCGGCGCCGCCAGCGTGATCGACCGCTTCAGCCAGATCCGCCCCCGGCTGCTCTTCGCCACCGACGGCTACACCTTCGGCGGCAAGTTCTTCGACCGCCGCGAGCCGGTGGCCGACATGATCGGCGCGCTGGACTCGCTGGAGACGGTGGTGCACCTGCCCTGCAGCGTCGACGCCGCGCCGCTGGCCCAGCCGCACCGCACCTGGTCGTCGCTGCTCGAAGGCCCCGATATCGCCGAGGCCGATTTCCGCTTCGCCGATACCGCCTTCAGCGATCCGCTCTGGGTGGTGTACTCCTCCGGCACCACCGGCCTGCCCAAGCCCTTCGTGCACGGTCACGGCGGCATCCTGCTGGAAGCGCTCAAGTTCACGCACTTCCATCTCAACCTCGGCCCGCAGTCGTGCATGTTCTACTTCACGACCACCGGCTGGGTGATGTGGAACATCCTGTTCTCGGGCCTGATCGCGGGCGCGGCCATCATCATGTACGACGGCCACCCCATGCACCCGGAGCCGGACGCGCTCTGGAAACTCGCACAGGACACCGGCATGACGCTGTTCGGTGCCAGCCCGGCCTGGCTGAGCCAGCAGATGAAGCTCGGCATCGAGCCCGGCACGACCTACGACCTGTCCCGCCTGAACAGCATCCTGCTCGGCGGCGCGCCGGTCATGCCCGAGCAGATGCAGTGGTGCTACGACCATATCCATCGCGACATCTGGGTGACCTCGCAGAGCGGCGGCACCGACGTCGCCACCGGCTTCGTCGGGGGCTCGCCGCTGCTGCCGGTGCACGCCGGCGAGATCCAGACGCGCCTGCTCGGCGTCGACGTGCGCGCCCTCGATGACGACGGCAACGAGCTCGTCGACAAGGTCGGCGAGCTGGTGGTCTGCCAGCCCATGCCCTCGATGCCGCTCTACTTCTGGGGCGATGCCGACGGCAGCCGCTACTTCGACTCGTACTTCGATGTCTATCCCGGCAAGTGGCGCCACGGCGACTACTTCAAGGTGAACCAGCGCGGCGGCTGCATGATCCTCGGCCGATCGGACTCCACCCTCAACCGCCACGGCGTGCGCATCGGCACCGCCGAGGTCTATCGCGTCATCGAGGCGATCGAGTCCGTGCAGGACAGCATCATCGTCAACCTCAACCTCGCCGACGGCGGCTTCTACATGCCGCTGTTCGTGGTCACCGCCGACGACCGCCCGCTGGACGATGCGCTGCGCGAGGAGATCCGGCAGGCGCTGCGCTCGCGCTACTCGCCGCGTCACGTGCCGGACGCCATCCACGCGATCCCGGCCGTGCCCTACACGCTGACCGGCAAGAAGATGGAGGTGCCGGTGCGCAAGATCCTGATGGGCAAGCCCGCGGAGAGGGTCGCCAGCCGCGATGCCATGGCCAATCCCGATGCGCTGGCCTGGTTCGAGGATTTCGTCGCCCGCCAGGACGCCTACGAAGTGCCCGAAGCGCAGACCGCCTGA
- a CDS encoding GntR family transcriptional regulator gives MSSRTDSGPRGSSPDGVVDAILQRIAAGRLVPGQRLVEADLTRQLQVSRGPVREAFKRLAAEGIITLSRHRGACVRAFSRQAVDDVLRVTEALSALASRLAARRIDEGDHRAQLEEAFRVLMACSGQTDSQAYQEARGRFYDTLIRISGNREIHRVMPRTQVVLLRLQFQAYLSGAQREAHFADYRAMTEAVLAGDAERAEHATADHIRRRRENLTRLPREAYASDDE, from the coding sequence ATGAGCTCGCGCACCGATAGCGGACCCCGCGGCAGTTCGCCGGACGGCGTCGTCGACGCCATCCTGCAGCGCATTGCCGCCGGCCGGCTGGTGCCGGGTCAGCGCCTGGTCGAGGCCGACCTGACGCGTCAGCTTCAGGTCAGTCGCGGCCCGGTGCGCGAGGCCTTCAAGCGGCTCGCTGCCGAGGGCATCATCACGCTGTCGCGGCACCGGGGTGCCTGCGTGCGGGCATTCTCGCGCCAGGCGGTGGACGACGTGCTGCGCGTTACCGAGGCGCTCTCGGCGCTCGCGTCGCGGCTGGCGGCGCGGCGCATCGACGAGGGCGATCACCGCGCCCAGCTTGAGGAGGCCTTCCGCGTCCTCATGGCGTGCAGCGGCCAGACCGACTCGCAGGCCTACCAGGAGGCGCGCGGCCGCTTCTACGACACCCTCATCCGCATCAGCGGCAATCGCGAGATCCATCGCGTCATGCCGCGGACGCAGGTGGTGCTGCTGCGGCTGCAGTTCCAGGCCTATCTCAGCGGCGCGCAGCGCGAGGCCCATTTCGCGGACTACCGCGCGATGACCGAAGCGGTGCTCGCCGGCGACGCCGAGCGCGCCGAGCATGCCACGGCCGACCATATCCGCCGTCGGCGCGAGAACCTCACCCGGCTGCCGCGCGAGGCCTACGCCAGCGACGACGAATGA
- a CDS encoding NAD(P)-dependent alcohol dehydrogenase: protein MKAIRIQSPAGLDNLELVDTDTPSPGPNDILVRAAASSLNFHDYLVVSGATPVPDGRIPMSDVSGEVTAVGDAVTAFAVGDRVMGTFFPRWLGGEPSLAKCWSHIPGDTAEGYASEYVCGPETAFTAIPERYSFEEAATLPCAGLTAWRALFVEGQLQPGETVLVQGSGGVSVFALQMAKAAGATVIATSSSDEKLERLRALGADHCINYRATPEWGKAAAALCPRGGVDHVVEVGGGATLGQSIEACRTGGHVAFIGVLTGMSAEVPTGGLVIKQIRLHGITVGSREQQEAMVRGLDTMDIRPVIDSRFPLADIADAFRHQESQKHFGKICLSYGD from the coding sequence ATGAAAGCGATCCGCATCCAGTCACCGGCCGGCCTCGACAACCTCGAGCTGGTCGACACCGACACGCCCAGCCCGGGGCCGAACGACATTCTCGTGCGCGCTGCCGCGAGCTCGCTCAACTTCCATGACTATCTGGTGGTGTCCGGCGCGACGCCGGTGCCGGACGGCCGCATCCCGATGTCGGACGTCTCCGGCGAGGTCACCGCCGTGGGCGATGCGGTGACGGCGTTCGCCGTCGGCGACCGCGTCATGGGCACCTTCTTCCCGCGCTGGCTGGGTGGCGAGCCCAGTCTCGCGAAGTGCTGGTCGCACATCCCGGGCGACACAGCCGAAGGCTATGCCTCCGAGTATGTCTGCGGCCCGGAGACCGCGTTCACCGCCATCCCCGAGCGCTACTCCTTCGAGGAAGCGGCCACCCTGCCGTGCGCCGGACTGACCGCCTGGCGTGCGCTCTTCGTCGAGGGCCAGCTGCAGCCCGGCGAGACCGTGCTGGTGCAGGGCAGCGGCGGCGTCTCGGTGTTCGCGCTGCAGATGGCCAAGGCCGCCGGCGCCACGGTCATCGCGACCTCGTCGTCGGACGAAAAGCTCGAGCGGCTGCGCGCGCTGGGCGCGGACCACTGCATCAACTACCGCGCGACCCCCGAATGGGGCAAGGCGGCGGCCGCACTGTGTCCGCGCGGCGGGGTCGATCACGTCGTCGAGGTGGGCGGCGGCGCGACGCTGGGCCAGTCCATCGAGGCCTGCCGCACCGGCGGCCACGTCGCCTTCATCGGCGTGCTCACCGGCATGTCGGCGGAAGTGCCCACCGGTGGGCTGGTGATCAAGCAGATCCGCCTGCACGGCATCACGGTGGGCAGCCGCGAACAGCAGGAAGCGATGGTGCGCGGCCTCGACACCATGGACATCCGTCCGGTGATCGACAGCCGCTTCCCGCTGGCCGACATCGCCGACGCCTTCCGCCACCAGGAATCGCAGAAGCACTTCGGCAAGATCTGCCTGAGCTACGGCGACTGA